In the Raineyella fluvialis genome, TTGGGGTGGTCGATCGCCGAGAGCGGTGCGGCGATCGGTGAGTTGGCCGCGGCCTTGGATGCCATCGACGAGGCGCAGCTCACCCTGCTAGAGGGTGGGGTGGCCCGCTACGCCGAGGTCCTCCACGGGCTGGCAGTCGAGGAGGTGGCCACCGTGCCGGACAACTCGCCGGAGGCGGCCGTGCGCCAGGTCGTGTTGGGCACGGTGCTGATCGAGCCGTTGCTGTTGGCGCTGCGCCGGCTGGCGCTGCAAGATGCCGCCGGGCGACGATTCGGGGTATCGGAAGGCGACGCTCAGTCGACCGGAGTGTAGAGGCCGGGGACCGGGACCATCCGGGCCAGGCCGTTCCAGGCCAGGTTGAGGATGTTGGCCGCGACGGTGGCCTTGTCCGGGTCGCGTTCGTCCAGCCACCACTGCCCGGTGTAGGCGATCATCCCCACCAGCATCTGCGCGTACATCGGGGCCATCTCCGCCCTCAGGCCTCGGCGGCGGAACTCGTCCGCGAGGATGTCCTCCACCTGGGAGGCGACGTCGGAGAGGATCGTGGCGAACGAGGTGCCGGTCGAGCCGGCCGGGGCGTCGCGGGAGATGATGCGGAAGCCGTCCGGGTTGGACTCGATGTAGTCGAGCAGGGCCAGCGTGCCGGCCTCCACCTTGCGGCGAGCGCCCTTGGCCTGGTCGATCGCGGCGCGGATGCTCTCCTGCAGGGTGCGCTGCTCGCGGTCGACGATCACCGCGTAGAGCCCCTCCTTGCCGCCGAAATGCTCGTACACGACAGGCTTGGAGACGTGGGCGTTGGCGGCGATCTCCTCGACAGTGGTGCCCTCGACCCCCTTCTCGGCGAACAGCACCCTGGTCACGGCGATGAGCTGCTCGCGCCGTTGCGCGGCGGTCATCCGCGTGCGCCCCTCGCGGCCGCGACCCGTGGCGGAGGCGGAACCTCCTCCTGCGGGGGTCTCGGCTGCGGGTGATGCGGGAATCCTGGGTCCGGCCACGTTCCCCAGTCTCTCAGACCACGGCCGACGGGCCCGCTGGATTCGGAACAGGCACTCCGTCGGAGGCGGCGTGGGCCGGCATGCGGGCAGGCCAGTGATTGCGTAGAGTGTGACCGGTTCACGCCGTTCCCCGGTTGGTCTGCCGGCAGGGCCCGCCTGACTTTGAATCAGGACAAGCGACGCAGGTTCGACTCCTGCCCGGGGAGCCATGCACATCACGATGCCCGTGATGCTGGCGCTGTCGGCCCTCGACGCTGCCGCCCTCCGCGGCAGCCGCCGCGATTGTCGTCAGCCGCCGCGCTCGCATTCACATGCGGCCCGCCGACGCGCGGCATCTGATCGGGGCCGCGGCCGGTCCCTGAAACCGCGGCGGGTGTGCACCGACGATGGTCCAGAGCCGGGGGTCCAGTCCGGGGCGACACAGCGGCCCGGACGAGGCGCGACCTCAGGGCCGGCACCGCCTCCGGGCACTAGTCTCCCGCCCATGGGATCCCGATCGCGCCGGCGGCGCCCACTCGCAGCGGCCGCTGCCCTGATCGCCTGTCTCCTGGTGGCATCGGCCTGTGCCGGCCCGGCCCGCGGTCCCAAGGAGTCGCCGTCGACAGCATCGCGCACGGCCACCCCCACTCAGCCCTGGACCGTCACCGAGAACGCGAAACCGGGAACCGGTGACTGGGAGATCGACAGCTCCGCCGTCGCCGGCGACGCCCAACTCGCCGGCTACGCGGACCACACCTCGGTGCTCCCGGGGGAGAGCTTCGGCCTGTTCGTCACTTCCACCCTGGGCGACGTCGCCGTTGCCGCCTACCGCGTCGGAGCGTACGGCGGGGCGGGCGCCCGGCTGGTCTGGCAGGCGCCTCAGCCAATCAAGGCCGTGAAGCAGCCCGACCCGGTGATCGAGGCCGACCACATGGTCGTCGCCAAGTGGGCGAAGACCACCGACGTCGCCACCACCGACTGGCCGGAGGGCTCTTACCTGCTCAAGCTCACCGCCGGAGGCAAGTCGCGTTACGTCCCGGTGACGGTCCGCAGCAGGTCCACCGCCGGACGGCTGGTGATCGTCAACGCGGTCATCACCGACCAGGCGTACAACGACTGGGGCGGTTACTCCCTCTACGACGGCCCCGGCGATTCGCGCTCGACCCGGGTCAGCTTCGACCGGCCGCAGAAGGGCAACGGCGCCCAGCAGTTCTTCGGCGACGAACTCGCGCCCATCCAGCTCGCCGAGGGGCTCGGCGTCGACCTGGCGTACGTCACGTCGGTGGACCTGGATCGCGAGCCGGATCTGCTTAATGGCGCGTCCGGCATGGTCAGCATGGGCCACGACGAGTACTGGACGGTGCCGGAGCGCACCGCCGTCGAGAAGGCCCGCGACAGCGGCACCTCGCTCGCCTTCCTGGGGGCGAACGCCGTCTACTGGCGGGTCCGCCTCGAGGACGGCCAGACGGGGGACCGGCGGGTCGTCGTCGGCTACAAGAACACCTCCGACCCGAAGAAGAACGCGGTCAACACCACGGTGATGTGGAGGTCCCAGCCCTATCCCCATCCCGAGAACTCCCTCACCGGGATGCTCTACGAGTGCTTCCCCGCGTACGGGGACATGGTCATCCAGGACCCGACGTTCCCCCTCTTCGACGGGACGGGCGTGAAGAAGGGGGACAAGATCCCCGGTGTCGTGGGTATCGAGATCGACCGCGCCTACCCGATCCCGGGGACGCCTGATGCGCTGACCGTGGCCGCCCATTCGCCGGTGACCTGCGGCAGCAACAAGCACACGTACTCCGACATGACGTACTACTCCACCGGCAAGGCCGGGGTCTGGGCCACCGGCTCGATGATGTGGGTGAAGGTGCTCAACGGCCCGAACGGCAAGTACAACATCACCGATGCCTCCGTCACCTTCGTCCGGAGGGTGATGGAGAACGCGTTCCGCCAGATGGCGAAGGGTAACGGCAAGGGTGCGCTGCAGACGACCCCCAACCTCTCCGGGCTGAATGCGTCGGCCTCCACGTCGACCGGCACAGGCGGGCCCGTCGACAAATAGTCCTGCGAGGATCTGGAGTCCGCCGCGGCGCCGGACCTAGGGTGTCGGCCATGACAGGAACTGTGGACGATCCCAGTGGCGAGATCGACAACGAGGCCTCAATGCTGCTCGATGCCGAGGATCTCGCCGAACAGGGGGTGCGGGAGGCGTACGCCCAGGTGGCTCTCGCCCTGACCGGACTCGGCCTCGTCCCGGCGGAGATCACCGAGATCATCGATCCGGACGCCCCCGCCTACACGGTGGTCTGCCAGGGGATCGAGTATCCGATTGTCGGGCCCGGACTCCCGGACGAGGGTGCCTGGGGACGCGCCACGTACGCCCTGTTCGACCTCGTCAATCGGCAGCTGTCGGGACATGACCAGTGGCTGTACGCGATCAACGGCGGCAACGACCTGATCGGCATCCTGATGACCCCTGACCAGGCCGCCCGCGCCCGGCGTGCCCTGCTGCGAAGGTCGGACTGGCCCTACCTCCCCACCGATGAACCGGACTGGTCCGGCATGTTCCGCGACCGAACGCCACCGCCGTCGCCGTCCCGATGGACCGGATGGCGAGCGCGATAGGGTGGGTGGTGCCGCCTCGGATCAGCGGTCCTTCCCGTCAGCGGGGAGCCATCGCGTCAGTCCGGGAACGTTGTGGCCCATGCCCCTTCGAAGGAGATGACGGTGACCGCGAGTGACGACGTGACGACCAACGGAACGGTGGGCGGTGAGGTTGCCGCCGTCGTGGTGCTCGCCGCCGGGGCCGGCACGCGGATGAAGTCCTCCCGCTCGAAGGTCCTGCACGAAGTGGCGGGTCGCTCCATGCTGTCCTGGGCGATCGACGCCGCCGAGCAGGTCTCGCCGGAGCACCTCGTCGTCGTCGTGGGCCACCAGCGCGACCAGGTCGAGGCGCATCTGCGCGAGGTCGCTCCCGCCGTGGTGACCGCGGTCCAGGAGGAGCAGAAGGGCACCGGCCATGCGGTGATGTGCGGCCTGGCGCCGCTCGGCGAGATCAGCGGCATCGTCGTCGTGACGTACGGTGACGTCCCCCTGCTCAGCGGGGAGACGCTCGTCGCGATGGTCGAGAATCACCGCCGCTCCGGGGACGCGATCACCGTGCTCACCGCCCACGTGCCGGATCCGACCGGCTACGGCCGGATCGTGCGGGGCGACGACGCGGGCATCGCGCGGATCGTGGAGCACAAGGACGCCTCCGAGGACGAGCGGGCGCTGGACGAGATCAACTCCGGCATCTACGTCTTCGACGCCGACATCCTGCATGACGGCCTGGCGAGCCTGCGCACCGACAACGTCCAGGGCGAGCTGTACCTCACCGACGTCATCGCGCACGCCAACGCCGTCGGCCGCCGTGTCGGGGCGTACGTCACCGAGGACCTGTGGCAGACCGAGGGCGTCAACAACCGGCTCCAGCTGGCCCGGATGGGTGCGGAGATGAACCGGCGGATCGGTGAGCGGTGGATGCTCGCCGGCGTCACGATCATCGACCCGGCCACGACCTGGATCGAGGACTCCGTCGACATCGCCCCCGATGTCACCCTGCTGCCCGGCACTCAGTTGCTCGGCGCGACCTCCGTCGCGACCGGCGCCGTGATCGGGCCGGACACCACGCTGAAGGACGTCGAGGTCGGCGAGGGGGCGACGATCCTCCGCTCCCAGGGCCTCCTCGCCACCGTCGGCGCGGGCTGCCAGGTCGGACCGTTCGCCTACCTGCGCCCCGGTACCGAGCTCGGCGTCGATGTGCGACTCGGCGCGTTCGTCGAGACGAAGCGGGCGGTGATCGGGGCAGGCAGCACGATCGCGCACCAGGCGTACGCGGCAGATGTCGAGATCGGTGCCGGCGCCACGCTCTGTGCCGGTAGCATCGTCGCGAACGATGACGGGGAGTCCAAGCACACGACGCGGGTCGGCGCGGGTGCCTTCATCGGCGCTCACAGTGTGCTGGTGGCCCCTGTCACGGTCTCCGACGGGGCGTACGTCGCCGCCGGATCGACCGTCACCAAGGACGTGGCCACGTCGGGGGATGCCTCCGGCGCGCGTGGCTCCGGCCTTGACTGAGGATCGACACCCCGTGCCGGCAGCGGCCACTGCCGGCGCATCCGCCGTGTGCCCGAGCGGCGGTAAGCACACCCTGGGGGCCGGCACCCCCGACACTTCCGAGGAGACCAGCACGTGAGCGGTTTCAAGCTGCCGTCCGAGAAGAACATGATGCTCTTCTCCGGTCGGGCCTACCCCGAGCTCGCCCAGGAGATCGCCCGGCTGATGGACACCGAACTGGTGCCCACCCGCCAGGTGACGTACGCGAATTCCGAGATCTATGTCCAGTACGAGGAGTCGGTCCGCGGCTCGGACGCCTTCGTGATCCAGTCGCACGCGGCCCCGGTCAACGAATCGCTGATGGAGCAGCTGATCATGGTCGATGCGCTCAAGCGCGCCTCGGCCAAGCGGATCACTGTGATCGCGCCGTTCTACCCGTACGCCCGCCAGGACAAGAAGCACCTCGGCCGGGAGCCCATCTCGGCGCGACTGGTCGCCGACCTGTTCACCGCCGCCGGTGCCGACCGCATCATGTCGATCGACCTGCACGCCGCACAGATCCAGGGCTTCTTCGACGGCCCCGTGGACCACCTGTGGGGCCTGCCCGTGCTCGCCGAGTACGTTGCACAGAAGTACGACACCGACGAGATGACCGTGGTGTCACCCGATGCCGGTCGGGTGCGCCTCGCCGACATGTGGACCGACCGTCTCGGCAGCCGGCTGGCCATCATCCACAAGCGCCGCGATCCCAACGTCGCCAACACGGTGGCGGTGCACGAGGTGGTCGGCGACGTCGAGGGGCGGGTGTGCCTGCTGGTCGACGACATGATCGACACCGCGGGGACGATCTGCCAGGCCGCCGATGCGCTCAAGCAGCGCGGCGCCAAGAAGGTCATCGCCGCCGCCACGCACCCGGTGCTGTCCGGCCCGGCCGCCCAGCGCCTCAACGACTCCGCCTTCGAAGAGGTGATCGTCTGCAACACGCTGCCGATCTGCACGGAGGTGCCGGTGGACAAGCTCACCGTCCTGTCCATCGCGCCGATGCTGGCCCAGGCGATCCACGAGGTGTTCGAGGACGGCTCGGTCACCAAGCTGTTCCGCTAGTCGCTGCGACGCCGGCACCTCTCCTCGGAGTGTCGCGTCCTGCCGAGCCCCGGTCGATCCGTCGACCGGGGCTCGCCGCGTTCGTGAGCGGCGTGACGTGATAGCATCGTCGGGTTGCCTCGGCGAGGGGAGGCGTACGCAGGTACGCCGAACGTGATCGACGTGGTGTGTCGCTGACCCGGGTCTGATCCCGGTCGCGGCCTGCCGGTGGACGCGTACGTCCCGGCCCTGGCGGCAGACCCAGATCCCGGTCGCCCGCAGGACGGCCCGACACCAGGAGGCCACCATGGCTGACGCCACCCTCTCCGCCCAGGTCCGCAACGAGTTCGGCAAGGGCGCCTCGCGCCGCACCCGCCGCGAGAACCTCGTGCCCGCCGTCCTCTACGGCCACGGCATGGACCCCATCCACCTGACCCTCCCGGGCCACGAGACGATGCTGGCGCTGCGCACCGACAACGCCCTCCTCGAGGTCAACATCGAGGGCGAGTCCAAGCCCCGCCTGGCGCTCGCCAAGCAGGTCCAGCGTGACGCCGTCAAGGGCTTCCTGATCCACGTCGACCTGCTGGCCGTGCGTGCCGACGAGAAGGTCGTCGTCGAGGTCGCTCTCCTCGTCACCGGTGAGGCCGCCACCGGCACCACCGTGGTCGTCGACAAGAACACCCTCAGCCTCGAGGCCCCGGTCACCCACATCCCCGAGGACGTCGAGCTCTCCGTCGAGGGCCTGGAGGCTGGCGCGCAGCTGCTCGCCTCGGACCTCAAGCTCCCGTCGGGCGTGACCTACCTCGGCGACGCCGAGGACGTGCTCGTCTCGGTCGCCCACGCCGAGATCCAGGCCGAGGAGCCCGCTGAGGGCGCCGCCGAGGCCGAGGCTCCCGCCGCCGAGTGACCCGACCGCGACGTGCGCGGACGGATGAGTGACCTCGATCTGAAAGACTGACGACATGTGGCTGGTGGTGGGGCTCGGCAATCCCGGCCCCACCTATGCCCACACCCGGCACAACGTCGGCTACATGGTCGTCGAGGAACTCGCCCGCCGTGCGCACGTCGCGCTCAAGTCGGTCCCCAAGATGCGGGCCGACGTCGCCGAGACCCGGATCAGTGCCGTCGGACTGGGGATCCCCGGCCCCGGCGCCGTCCGGGTCGCCCTGGTACGTTCCCACACGTACATGAACGAGTCCGGCATCGCCGTGGGCCGGCTCGCCGCGTTCTACGGTGTCGCGCCGGCCGAGATCGTCGCCGTGCACGACGAGCTGGATCTCGACGTCGGACAGCTGCGGCTCAAGAAGGGTGGCGGCGACAACGGTCACAACGGCCTGAAGTCGATGCGCGCCCACCTGCACTCCGGGGACTTCCTCAGGGTCCGCTTCGGGATCGGGCGGCCACCCGGGCGGCAGGCGCCGGCCGACTTCGTGCTGTCGTCCTTCCCCGCCTCCCAGCGGGACGTGGTCGCCGTCGAGGTGGCCCGTGCCGCCGATGCCGTGGAGACGCTGCTCACCGACGGTCTCCCCGCGGCGCAGAACCGCTACAACTCCTGAGTCCGCGCCGTCGGGTGAACCGGCCGTGCTGACTCGGCTCGTACGGCCCTCCTCTTTCGCCTATGGCATGTGTCTGCGCCGCCTGAGAGAATCCCAGCAAGGGATCTGAACCGGAGGTGGCCATGATGACCGGACCCACTGGCAGCGACGTGGTCGTGCTGCAGGTCATCGCCGACGTGGATGACGATGAGGAACAGCTCCGGGAGCTGACCGGGATCCTCCAGGAGGACCTGTCGGAGCTTGATGTCCGTTCGGTGGAACCCTTGGCCGAGGATATGGCGCCCGAAGGCTCGAAGGGGATCTTCCTCGCGATGGCGGGCTGGCTCTCCGTGCATCTGGGCACGGAGGGGTTGAAGGCGGTGGTGAACGCCGTCTCCGCCTGGGCGGGCCGCACCGGCAGGACCGTGGAGCTCACTCTCGACGGCAACACGCTCAAACTCACCGGTGCCAGCGCCGAGCTCGAGTCACGGATCGTCAATGAGTTCTTCAGCCGTCAGGCGCCACCCCACTGACGCGGCGGCTGCGGCGCCTGCCCCGGCCGGCACGGCCAGCGTCCGGTCACACGCGGAATCGACTGAACCATGACTGCGGCCAGGGTCACGATCCCCTCACCTGCCTTGCCGGCGGGAGCGCGTTCGGCGCTGGTCGTCGCGACGACGACGTACCAGGATCCGCAATTGGGTCGGCTGCGTGCCCCGGCCACTGACGCAGCCGACCTGGCCGCGGTCCTGGCCGACCCGACCATCGGAGGCTTCCAGGTCACCACAGTGATGGACCGTCCGGCCCAGGACGTACGCGTCGCGGTGGAGGACTTCCTCGCCAATCGCGGACCCGACGAGCTGGTCGTCGTCTACCTCTCCTGCCATGGAGTCATCGATGCGCATCGTCGTCTCTACTTCGCGGCCACGGACACGGTGCGCACCAGGCTGGCCTCGACGGGTGTGGACTCGCAGTGGGTCAACGAACGGATGGACGACTGCCGGGCCCGGCGCCAGGTGCTCGTCCTGGACTGCTGCTTCAGCGGTGCGTTCGCCCGCGCCGCCAAGGGCGAAGAGGCCCTCGGCCTGGACCAGCTCGCCCAGTCCGGCCGCGGCAGGGCGGTGCTCACGGCCTCGAACGACCGGGAGTACTCCTTTGAGTCGACGGCCGATGCCCGCGCCGCGTCGGCGGAGCCCTCGCCGGGATCGGTCTTCACCGCCGCCCTGGTCGCGGGCCTGCGCGACGGTGGAGCGGACGCGGACGGCGACGGGTTCATCAGTGTCGACGAGGCGTACGGCTATGCCTACGGCCGGGTCCGCGCCTCGGGGGCTGCCCAGACACCCCAGCGCTGGCTCTCCGGCGGCGAGGGGGAGATCCTGCTGGCCCGCAATCCTGCGGGACGAACGATCAGCCCCGCGCCCGTTCCCGACGCCCTGCGCACCGCCCTGGACAGCCCGCTTCCCGATGTCCGCGAAGCGGCGGTGCACACCCTCGGGCGCTGGCTCACCTCAGGAGAGCCCGCCCAGACCCTGGCCGCCACCAGGGAACTGGCGGCCGTCGCCGACAACGACATCCCCCGGATCGCTGCCGTCGCCCGCGCGGCGCTCGGCGCGGAGGCGGGAGCCGAGCGGACGGGCACCAGCCCTCCTGCCACGACCTCGGTACGCAAACACCCCCACCTGGCGATTCCTGCGGGCCGACGCAAAAGGATCATCGGCGCCGTGGCGATCGTGCTCGTGGTGGGTGTCGTCCTCGCCACGGTGCTCCTGCGCGGCGGGTTTCTCGGCACGGGATCGAAGCATTCCTCCGTGGGGGCGGCCCAGATCCTGGTGCCCTCGATGCTGACCGTCGATGATGTCCGCCAGCTCGACACCCGAACGGTCTGGACATCCACGCTCAGCCAGGACTGGATAGGGTCCGACACTCCCGCCCCGGTGTGCCTGGCCTTCAGCGACCCGAGCCTGCCGACGCCGCAGGCGGCAGCCGTGCGCAGGTTCCAGGGCGGCCCGGATCAGGACAGCTATGTCCTGGACGTGGCGATGCAGTTCGCCTCGGACACCGAGGCCGCGTCGACGGCCGACGTCCTGCTCCGCCACATGGGCGCTTGCGACCAGCCCGGCGCCCTGCTGGAGCGTGGCTGGAACGTCACCGGAGCCGGTGATGCCGCAGCCGGTGTGTCCGCGATCATCCAGGACAAGTCCCCGGTCCACCACACGGTGCAGGTCGGCCGAACCGGCAAGGTCCTGCACATCCTCGACGCCTCCCAGCCGAGCGTCTCCCCGGACGGTGGCAGGATCGTGGGCCTGCTCGCCGCCGTGATCGGCCGCGCCTGCGCACCCGCGGCCGGCACCTGCCCGGACAACCCCTCCGCCAGCCCCGGGGTTCCCCCCAGGACGGCTCTGGACCCGCAGTTCCTCGCCCCGGGCGACCTCCCGCGGATCACGGCGACGACGGGCCGGTGGGCCGGCACCGACGTCTCCACCTCGTTCCCTTTCTTCGGCAGCCAGTGCGAGGGCAAGAACCTGGCCACAGTCCCCGGACCACAGGACCGCAGGCATCGCAGCTACCTGCTCAAGGACGATGCCGCCGCACCCCAGGGCGGCTTCGGCGTCGACGAGTACATTCTGGCCTTCCCGGACAGCAAGGGGGCGGACGCCCTCGCCAAGGACGTCGGCGCCTCCATCGACGGCTGTGCCACGAGCATCCCGACGGCGAAGGTGGAGAAGGGGGACACCATCGACCTGAAGGCCGGCAACGCGACGCTCTCCGGCCGGACCTGGACCGTGACCCAGCAGGTCGACCCGAACGCCAGGCAGAAGTACCGCCTCGCCCTGGTCCAGCTCGACCGGAACGTGGTCTACCTGCTGGCGCCCACCGGAAGCTCCTTCGACTTCAGCGATGCCCAGTGGAAGGCGGTCGCGGTACGCGCCGGTGAGCGGGTCACCAACGAGGGGTGAGCCGTCCGCTAGTACGGGCGGCCCGGCCCGGCCCCGAACGGCAGCGGCGCGTCCGGGGGCGGCGCCTGCGGCCGGACCACGGGCATCCCTCCGGTCAACGGAGCGATCACCGGCGCCGCCGCGGCATGCAGGTCGGCGACGAACACCGCCAGCTCCGCCTGATGGGCCTGCAACTCCGGCGTCGACCACCCCCGTTTGATCCGGTCGCGGACGAACGCCAACTCGGTCACCGCATCAGCGAATTGTGCGACCGCCCTGGCCTCCTCGCGGGGGAGACCCCGGGTGCGGGCGGCCCGCGTACGGAGTGAGCCCAGCCAACCCGCCTCCTCCGGGCTGATCAGTCCGGTCCAGACCATCTCGGGCAGCTCCCGGCGGACCACCATGCCCTCCAGGCGCCGTGAGCGGATCGCCTGGCGGGACAGGACGACGAAGGCGGGCACCATCACCACCAGATAGGTGGCGACGTACGCGATGATGCTGATCGAGGACGAGAAGTTCCACAGGGCGTGCAGTAGGACGGCTCCCGCGTACCCGAGCAGGACCAGCGTCACCTTCGCCCCGCCGTAGCGCTGGCGCATGGAGGCATGGACGCCGAGTGCCGTCAGGGTGGTGAACAGCGGATGGGCGAAGGCACCCATCAGGATCCGGGCGAAGAACATGAACGTCGTCTGCCCGAGGGACTCGGAGGTGGAGAAGTAGAGCAGGTTCTCCACGAAGGCGAAGCCGATGCCCGACATCCCCGCGTAGACCAAGGTGTCGGTCAGCGAGGTCATCTCGCGTCGGCGCAGCCCGCTGAGCATGACCAGCAGGAACGCGCCCTTGAGCCCCTCCTCGGCCAGTGGGGCCCCCACGGCCGCCGAGAGGACGTCGACCTGACCGAAGACGAAGGTGGACAGGCCGTGCTCGATCAGCATCGCCCCGACTGTGGCCACGCCACCGCCCCAGAGGAACGCCCAGACCAGGTATCCCGCGGGCTCGGGCTCCCAGCGGTCGAGCCAGAGGTAGCAGGCGATGACCACTACCGCACCGACGGTCGCCAGCACGGCGCCGCCGAGGAACGTGCCCAGCGACGTCGCACCCGACAGGGCCAGGAAGACGACCAAGGCGGCACCGATCGCCGCGAGGATGATGCCGGCCAGCGGGGCCCCCGCCCGGCGGACCATCCGCACCTGAGCCGGCCGATAGGGCCACGGGGACTCGCCGAACTCCCAGCGAGGAGGCGGCACGGGACCACCCTGCCACGGTGGACGGTGGGGATCGGGCGGCGGAGGGACGCTCACAGCCTCACCCTAGGCGATGGCGGTGACAGGGCCTGAGTCTCGCGTCGGGGCCTTCTCGGGGGCAGCGACGTCGGAGGTGCGCGCTACCGTGGTGCGGTGACAGAACACGTGACGGGCAGGCTTGCCGGCATCCTCGACCTCCTGGGCACCGATCCCGTCGTCGCGGAATGTGTGTCGGATGCGCGCACCGGCGTCCTGCACTCCTGTGACATCACCGCCCCCGGGTCCGTCCGGGCCTTCCTCACCGCCGAGCTGGTGCGGCGGACCGAGCGTACGTTCCTCCTCGTCACCGCGACCTACCGCGAGGCGGAGGAGCAGGTCGCCGCGTTGCAGGCTCTGCTCGGCCATGACGTCGCCGCCTATTACCCCGCCTGGGAGACCCTGCCGCACGAGCGGCTCAGCCCCCGCTCCGACACCGTCGGGCGCCGCCTGGAGGTGTTGCGGAGGCTGGCGGGCAACGACCCGCAGCCGGCTCCTCGGGTGGTTATCGCGCCGGTCCGGTCCCTGCTCCAACCCCAGGTGGCCGGGCTCGCTGACATCGCCCCGGTCCGGTTGCGCCGTGGGGAGGACCACGACATCGACGCCATCGCCGAGGCCCTGGTCGCCGCCGCCTACCTGCCCGTCGACATGGTCCAGCGGCGAGGGGAGTTCGCCGTCCGCGGCGGCATCGTCGACGTCTTCCCGCCGACCCACGAGCATCCGGTCCGGATCGACTTCTTCGGGGACACGGTGGAGGACCTGCGCTACTTCATGGTCGCCGACCAGCGCTCCACCGATCGCGTCCTCGACGAGGTCATCTGCTCCCCCTGCCGTGAGCTGTTGATGACGGCGGACGTCAAGGCGCGCGCCGAGGCCCTGATCGCCGACCACCCCGAACTCACCGAGATGCTGGACCGGATCGCCCAGGGACTCGGGGCCGACGGCATGGAGTCGCTCGCCCCGGCCCTCGTCGACCGGATGGAGCTGCTCCTCGACGTACTGCCCTCCGACACGTTGGTGCTGGTGGCGGATCCCGAGCTGGTCCGCACCCGCGCCGCCGACCTCGTCACGACGTCGGAGGAGTTCCTCCAGGCCGGCTGGGCCGCAGCGGCTTCCGGCGGCACCGCCCCGATCGACCTACGCGCATCCTCCTACCAGGAGCTGGGAGCGGTGCGGGCCCATGCCCTGGAACTGGGCCAGTCCTGGTGGACGATCTCCCCGTTCGCCGTCGGACCCGACGAGGACCGCGACGCGGCCGCGGACGCGCTCGCCCATATCCAGGCCGGCGCCACGCCGGTGCGGACGATCCGGGCCCGGGACGCCCACAGCTGGGCCGGTGACACCGAGCGGGCGGTCGCCGAGATCGCCGCCGCCGTCCGGGACGGCTGGCGGGTCGTGATGTCCGCGGAGGGCCACGGCACCACCCAGCGCCTCGCCGAACTGCTCGGCGAGCACGACGTGGCGGCTCGGGTGGTGGAGGACGTCACCGAGCCACCGCGCGAGCATGTCGTCGAACTGGTCACCACCGGCGTACGCCACGGCTTCCTCGCCGACGACGTACGGCTGGCGGTCTGGACGGCCGGGGACCTGTCGGGCCAGGCGCAGACCGACCGCGCCGAGCGGAAGATGCCGGCCCGGCGCCGCAAGGCGATCGACCCGCTGGAACTGAAGCCGGGCGATCCGGTGGTCCACGAGCACCACGGCGTCGGCCGCTACGTCGAGATGATGCAACGTACGGTCGCCGGGGCGACCCGCGACTACATGGTCATCGAGTACGCGCCGAGCAAGAAGGGCCAGCCCGGCGACCGGGTCTTCGTCCCGATGGAGCAGCTGGACCAGGTGACCCGCTACGTGGGTGGCGAGCTGCCGGCCCTGGACAAGATGGGCGGCTC is a window encoding:
- a CDS encoding TetR/AcrR family transcriptional regulator, with product MTAAQRREQLIAVTRVLFAEKGVEGTTVEEIAANAHVSKPVVYEHFGGKEGLYAVIVDREQRTLQESIRAAIDQAKGARRKVEAGTLALLDYIESNPDGFRIISRDAPAGSTGTSFATILSDVASQVEDILADEFRRRGLRAEMAPMYAQMLVGMIAYTGQWWLDERDPDKATVAANILNLAWNGLARMVPVPGLYTPVD
- a CDS encoding N,N-dimethylformamidase beta subunit family domain-containing protein; this translates as MGSRSRRRRPLAAAAALIACLLVASACAGPARGPKESPSTASRTATPTQPWTVTENAKPGTGDWEIDSSAVAGDAQLAGYADHTSVLPGESFGLFVTSTLGDVAVAAYRVGAYGGAGARLVWQAPQPIKAVKQPDPVIEADHMVVAKWAKTTDVATTDWPEGSYLLKLTAGGKSRYVPVTVRSRSTAGRLVIVNAVITDQAYNDWGGYSLYDGPGDSRSTRVSFDRPQKGNGAQQFFGDELAPIQLAEGLGVDLAYVTSVDLDREPDLLNGASGMVSMGHDEYWTVPERTAVEKARDSGTSLAFLGANAVYWRVRLEDGQTGDRRVVVGYKNTSDPKKNAVNTTVMWRSQPYPHPENSLTGMLYECFPAYGDMVIQDPTFPLFDGTGVKKGDKIPGVVGIEIDRAYPIPGTPDALTVAAHSPVTCGSNKHTYSDMTYYSTGKAGVWATGSMMWVKVLNGPNGKYNITDASVTFVRRVMENAFRQMAKGNGKGALQTTPNLSGLNASASTSTGTGGPVDK
- the glmU gene encoding bifunctional UDP-N-acetylglucosamine diphosphorylase/glucosamine-1-phosphate N-acetyltransferase GlmU; protein product: MTVTASDDVTTNGTVGGEVAAVVVLAAGAGTRMKSSRSKVLHEVAGRSMLSWAIDAAEQVSPEHLVVVVGHQRDQVEAHLREVAPAVVTAVQEEQKGTGHAVMCGLAPLGEISGIVVVTYGDVPLLSGETLVAMVENHRRSGDAITVLTAHVPDPTGYGRIVRGDDAGIARIVEHKDASEDERALDEINSGIYVFDADILHDGLASLRTDNVQGELYLTDVIAHANAVGRRVGAYVTEDLWQTEGVNNRLQLARMGAEMNRRIGERWMLAGVTIIDPATTWIEDSVDIAPDVTLLPGTQLLGATSVATGAVIGPDTTLKDVEVGEGATILRSQGLLATVGAGCQVGPFAYLRPGTELGVDVRLGAFVETKRAVIGAGSTIAHQAYAADVEIGAGATLCAGSIVANDDGESKHTTRVGAGAFIGAHSVLVAPVTVSDGAYVAAGSTVTKDVATSGDASGARGSGLD
- a CDS encoding ribose-phosphate diphosphokinase: MSGFKLPSEKNMMLFSGRAYPELAQEIARLMDTELVPTRQVTYANSEIYVQYEESVRGSDAFVIQSHAAPVNESLMEQLIMVDALKRASAKRITVIAPFYPYARQDKKHLGREPISARLVADLFTAAGADRIMSIDLHAAQIQGFFDGPVDHLWGLPVLAEYVAQKYDTDEMTVVSPDAGRVRLADMWTDRLGSRLAIIHKRRDPNVANTVAVHEVVGDVEGRVCLLVDDMIDTAGTICQAADALKQRGAKKVIAAATHPVLSGPAAQRLNDSAFEEVIVCNTLPICTEVPVDKLTVLSIAPMLAQAIHEVFEDGSVTKLFR
- a CDS encoding 50S ribosomal protein L25/general stress protein Ctc, with translation MADATLSAQVRNEFGKGASRRTRRENLVPAVLYGHGMDPIHLTLPGHETMLALRTDNALLEVNIEGESKPRLALAKQVQRDAVKGFLIHVDLLAVRADEKVVVEVALLVTGEAATGTTVVVDKNTLSLEAPVTHIPEDVELSVEGLEAGAQLLASDLKLPSGVTYLGDAEDVLVSVAHAEIQAEEPAEGAAEAEAPAAE
- the pth gene encoding aminoacyl-tRNA hydrolase, translated to MWLVVGLGNPGPTYAHTRHNVGYMVVEELARRAHVALKSVPKMRADVAETRISAVGLGIPGPGAVRVALVRSHTYMNESGIAVGRLAAFYGVAPAEIVAVHDELDLDVGQLRLKKGGGDNGHNGLKSMRAHLHSGDFLRVRFGIGRPPGRQAPADFVLSSFPASQRDVVAVEVARAADAVETLLTDGLPAAQNRYNS